In Limisphaera ngatamarikiensis, the sequence GAGCAGGGCGTGCGTCTGGTGTGGCAGCAGCTGAGGTCGGTGTTGCAGGAGGCCGGTCTGACGGAGATTGACGCGACGGGTCAGCCGTTTGATCCGACGTTGCACGAGGCCGTGGCGGTGGAGGAACGGACGGATGTGCCGGACCATCATGTGGTGCGGCAGCTGCGGAAGGGTTACAAGTTGCGGAACCGGCTGTTGCGACCGGCCAGTGTGGTGGTGGCGCAGGCGCCCAGGGCTGATGAGTCCGGTGCCGGGACGGCGAATTGAGCTCCGCTGAACCATGGCCAAGCGGGACTATTACGAGGTGCTGGGGGTGGACCGCAACGCCTCGGTCGAGGAGATCAAGAAGGCGTATCGGAAGCTGGCGCTGCAATATCATCCGGACCGGAATCCGGGTGACAAAACCGCGGAGGAGAAGTTCAAGGAGATTGCCGAGGCGTATGAGGTGTTGAGCGACCCGCAGAAGCGCGCGGCGTATGACCAGATGGGGCATGCGGCCTTTGATCCGAGGGCGCGGGCTGCGGGTGCGGGGGCGGGCTGGAGCGGCGGGTTCCACGATCCGTTTGAGATTTTCCGGGAGGTGTTTGGCGCTGCGGGCGGGAGTATTTTTGATGAGTTTTTTGGCGGGGGGGGTCGATCGGATCCATTGGCACCCGAACGTGGGGACGATTTGCGGTACGACCTGGAGCTGGATTTTGAGGAGGCGGTTCACGGGTGCGAGAAGGAGATTACGATTACGAAGCCTGAGCGGTGTGAGGCCTGTCGTGGGTTGGGGCGTGAGCCCGGGTCGCGAACCCGGACGTGTGACACGTGTCGGGGTCGGGGTCAGGTTTTCACCAGTCGCGGGATTTTCAGCATTGCCCAGACGTGTCCCCATTGTCAGGGGGCGGGAGTGGTGGTGGAGCGCCCGTGTCGGGCCTGTCGTGGGACGGGTCGGCGGGAGCGGA encodes:
- the dnaJ gene encoding molecular chaperone DnaJ; translation: MAKRDYYEVLGVDRNASVEEIKKAYRKLALQYHPDRNPGDKTAEEKFKEIAEAYEVLSDPQKRAAYDQMGHAAFDPRARAAGAGAGWSGGFHDPFEIFREVFGAAGGSIFDEFFGGGGRSDPLAPERGDDLRYDLELDFEEAVHGCEKEITITKPERCEACRGLGREPGSRTRTCDTCRGRGQVFTSRGIFSIAQTCPHCQGAGVVVERPCRACRGTGRRERTSRIKLRIPPGVDTGARLRSAGNGEAGWRGGPPGDLYVVVHVRPHEIFHRDGDDLLCEVPISFVQAALGGEIEVPTLNGKATIKIPPGTQSGTVFRLKGKGVPSVQGLGRGDLHVRVVVEVPTKLTAAQRAKLEEFAALCSGQETPGIQRFIEKAKRFFR